Proteins encoded together in one Mycobacterium noviomagense window:
- a CDS encoding nuclear transport factor 2 family protein, with protein sequence MDEQRPPFPPFDLHSATEKVQAAEDAWNTRDPHKVSLAYTRDSVWRNRDVFVTGRDQIVEFLTAKWQRELDYALRKSLWDFRGNRIAVRFQYECHDATDQWWRSYGNELWEFDDNGLMLRREASINDVPIEESERRYFGPRPADERGPGYDIPLR encoded by the coding sequence ATGGATGAACAGCGGCCACCGTTTCCGCCCTTCGACCTACACAGCGCCACCGAGAAAGTCCAAGCCGCAGAAGACGCCTGGAATACCCGCGACCCCCACAAGGTCAGCCTGGCCTACACCCGCGACAGCGTGTGGCGTAACCGGGACGTGTTCGTCACCGGCCGTGACCAGATCGTCGAATTCCTCACCGCCAAGTGGCAACGAGAACTCGACTACGCGCTACGCAAAAGCCTGTGGGACTTCCGCGGCAACCGCATCGCGGTGCGATTCCAGTACGAATGTCACGACGCCACCGACCAGTGGTGGCGCAGCTACGGCAACGAACTGTGGGAGTTCGACGACAACGGGTTGATGCTCCGCCGCGAAGCCAGCATCAACGACGTTCCCATCGAGGAGTCGGAGCGCCGCTACTTCGGCCCTCGCCCCGCCGACGAACGCGGACCCGGGTACGACATCCCGCTGCGCTGA
- a CDS encoding LCP family protein gives MAKRAGGRARHRATPVRSQLRRRLARGCLALVSVAAVLLTGAGWWVAHGALGGITVSQALGSEDPRSSGGAMNILLIGLDSRKDQDGNDLPWAILKHLHAGDSDAGGYNTNTLILVHVGADDRVVAFSIPRDDWVPFSGVPGYNHIKIKEAYGLTKQYVEQKLVDKGFGDQKELETKGREAGRAATLRAVRNLTGVPIDYFAEVNLAGFYDLTQSLGGVRVCLKHAVYDEYSGADFPAGRQTLNAEQALSFVRQRHGLENGDLDRTHRQQAFLSAVVRQLQDSGTLTDLSKLKSLIAVARKDIVLSAGWDENQFRRVAALAGSNVEYRTLPVVRYDNIDGQDVNIVDPAAIKREVAAAFGTSESTTPTTSTPNPATVVDVVNAGSVSGTASKVSRTLRQHGYTAGQVRDRARGEPTDTTLTYGAGAATDAHTVAELLGIDAPDHADKTLSPNRIRVILGDDYTLPSSSPSDETTTSSTLSGSYYKSHAATSTEPTPDRGAPIDGGGVPCVN, from the coding sequence GTGGCCAAACGAGCGGGCGGTAGAGCTCGCCATCGTGCGACTCCGGTGCGCTCCCAGCTGCGCCGGAGGCTGGCCCGTGGCTGCCTGGCGCTGGTCTCCGTCGCAGCGGTGCTGCTGACCGGTGCGGGCTGGTGGGTGGCTCACGGCGCGCTGGGCGGGATCACTGTTTCGCAGGCGCTGGGTTCTGAGGACCCTCGCTCCAGCGGCGGGGCGATGAACATCCTGCTCATCGGACTGGACTCGCGGAAAGACCAGGACGGCAACGACCTGCCGTGGGCGATATTGAAGCACCTGCATGCCGGAGATTCCGATGCCGGCGGCTACAACACCAACACCTTGATCCTGGTTCACGTCGGCGCCGATGACCGAGTGGTCGCCTTCTCGATCCCCCGCGACGACTGGGTGCCGTTCAGCGGGGTGCCGGGATACAACCACATCAAGATCAAGGAGGCGTACGGGCTCACCAAGCAATACGTCGAGCAGAAGCTCGTCGACAAAGGATTCGGCGACCAAAAGGAACTCGAGACCAAAGGCCGCGAAGCCGGCCGGGCGGCGACCTTACGGGCGGTGCGCAACCTCACCGGTGTACCGATCGACTACTTCGCCGAGGTCAACCTGGCTGGCTTCTACGACCTCACCCAGAGCTTGGGCGGCGTACGGGTGTGCCTCAAGCACGCCGTCTACGACGAGTATTCCGGCGCCGACTTCCCCGCGGGCCGCCAGACGCTCAACGCCGAGCAGGCACTGTCGTTTGTCAGGCAGCGCCACGGCCTGGAAAACGGTGACCTCGACCGCACGCATCGCCAGCAGGCATTCTTGTCCGCGGTTGTGCGCCAGCTGCAGGATTCCGGCACCCTCACCGACCTGAGCAAGCTCAAGAGCTTGATCGCGGTGGCCCGTAAAGACATCGTGCTGTCCGCCGGCTGGGACGAGAACCAGTTCCGCCGCGTAGCCGCGCTTGCCGGCAGCAACGTCGAATACCGGACCCTGCCCGTGGTGCGTTACGACAACATCGACGGTCAAGACGTCAACATCGTCGACCCGGCCGCGATCAAGCGCGAGGTGGCGGCGGCGTTCGGCACCAGTGAGTCCACCACTCCTACCACCAGCACGCCGAACCCGGCCACCGTCGTCGACGTCGTCAACGCGGGCAGTGTCTCCGGAACGGCCAGCAAGGTGTCGCGCACCCTGCGCCAACACGGCTACACCGCCGGCCAGGTACGCGACCGGGCCCGCGGCGAACCTACCGACACCACACTCACTTACGGTGCGGGCGCGGCAACCGACGCGCACACCGTCGCCGAGCTACTGGGCATCGACGCGCCAGACCACGCCGATAAAACATTGAGTCCCAACCGGATACGTGTGATTCTCGGGGACGACTACACGCTGCCGTCGTCGTCACCCTCCGATGAGACGACAACAAGCTCAACGCTTTCCGGCTCTTATTACAAGTCACACGCCGCCACCTCGACCGAGCCGACGCCGGATCGGGGCGCACCGATCGACGGCGGTGGCGTGCCCTGCGTGAACTAA
- a CDS encoding alpha/beta fold hydrolase — protein MSVDVDYDATLREIATEPGTLRYHEAGDGPPLLMLHGSGPGVTGWRNFRGVLGEFAEQFRCLVLEFPGFGVSDDFGGHPMLTAFDAVVRFVDALGLDALDIVGNSMGGAVAINYAIANPERVRRLVTIGGIGRNVFSPGPPEGIRLLQEFTEDPSRERLIRWLHSMVYDPAVVTEELIEERWRHATDPATLGAARRMYSKDSFAQMTKAMEASKAPQPWAIMHRLKAPTLITWGRDDRVSPLDMALIPMQTIPNAELHVFPNCGHWTMIEAKDAFVSVVLGFLTRKAA, from the coding sequence ATGAGCGTGGATGTGGACTATGACGCCACGCTTCGCGAGATCGCCACTGAACCTGGCACGTTGCGCTATCACGAAGCCGGCGATGGGCCGCCGCTGTTGATGCTGCACGGATCTGGCCCGGGCGTGACGGGGTGGCGCAACTTTCGTGGAGTGCTCGGCGAGTTCGCCGAGCAATTCCGCTGCCTGGTCTTGGAATTCCCTGGCTTTGGGGTCAGCGACGACTTCGGTGGGCATCCCATGCTCACCGCGTTCGATGCGGTGGTGCGGTTCGTCGATGCACTGGGGCTTGACGCGCTCGACATTGTCGGCAACTCGATGGGTGGCGCGGTCGCGATCAACTATGCGATCGCCAACCCCGAGCGGGTGCGGCGTCTGGTGACCATCGGCGGCATCGGCCGCAACGTCTTCAGTCCCGGCCCGCCCGAAGGCATTCGGCTGCTACAGGAGTTCACCGAGGATCCCAGCCGCGAGCGGCTGATCCGCTGGCTGCATTCGATGGTGTATGACCCGGCGGTGGTCACCGAGGAACTGATCGAGGAGCGCTGGCGCCACGCCACCGACCCCGCGACTCTGGGCGCCGCCCGGCGGATGTACTCCAAGGACTCATTCGCTCAGATGACCAAGGCCATGGAAGCGTCGAAGGCACCGCAACCCTGGGCCATCATGCATCGGCTCAAGGCGCCGACGTTGATCACCTGGGGCCGCGACGACAGGGTGAGTCCGCTGGACATGGCGCTGATTCCGATGCAGACCATCCCGAATGCGGAGCTACACGTATTTCCCAACTGCGGGCACTGGACGATGATCGAAGCGAAAGACGCGTTCGTCAGCGTCGTTCTGGGCTTTTTGACCCGTAAGGCTGCTTAG
- a CDS encoding SDR family NAD(P)-dependent oxidoreductase, protein MKRLEGNRILITGAASGIGQATVLRLLDEGAAVVGADIAVDGLEKTRAQAQEAGSGERLTTVEMNVGDEKSVVQGVQQAVEALGGLDSLVNAAGMLRASHTHQTSTELWNQIINVNLTGTFLVVRESLPALLKNPRSTIVNFSSTSASFAHPYMAAYAASKGGIQSFTHALALEYASKGLRAVSVAPGSIKSGITDATAGYLPADSDWSLFGRLSPILATTLESSGAPMAAPAAVAGVVAMLVSEDGAFITGTEIRIDGGTHA, encoded by the coding sequence ATGAAGCGACTTGAGGGAAACCGCATCCTCATAACCGGCGCGGCTTCGGGCATCGGGCAGGCCACCGTGCTGCGGCTGCTGGACGAGGGCGCGGCGGTGGTCGGCGCCGACATCGCGGTGGACGGTTTGGAGAAGACCCGCGCCCAGGCTCAGGAAGCCGGGTCGGGTGAGCGCCTCACCACGGTGGAGATGAACGTCGGCGACGAGAAGTCGGTAGTGCAGGGCGTGCAGCAGGCCGTCGAGGCCCTGGGCGGCCTGGACTCACTGGTCAACGCGGCCGGCATGCTGCGAGCCTCACACACGCACCAGACCAGCACGGAACTGTGGAACCAGATCATCAACGTCAACCTGACCGGAACCTTCCTCGTGGTGCGCGAGTCGCTTCCGGCGCTGCTGAAAAACCCGCGCAGTACCATCGTGAACTTCAGCTCCACGTCAGCGTCTTTCGCGCACCCTTACATGGCGGCCTACGCCGCGAGCAAGGGCGGCATCCAGTCGTTCACCCATGCGCTCGCACTCGAGTACGCCAGTAAAGGGCTGCGTGCGGTGTCCGTGGCGCCGGGCAGCATCAAGTCCGGAATCACCGACGCCACAGCGGGATACCTCCCCGCTGACTCGGACTGGTCACTGTTCGGCCGGCTCTCGCCGATTTTGGCGACCACTCTGGAATCCAGTGGAGCCCCGATGGCCGCTCCGGCAGCTGTGGCCGGAGTGGTCGCCATGTTGGTGTCCGAGGACGGCGCGTTTATCACCGGCACCGAAATCCGGATCGACGGTGGTACCCACGCATGA
- a CDS encoding flavin-containing monooxygenase → MPLDAVVVGAGFAGLYALHKLRSQGLSVRVFEAAPDVGGTWYFNRYPGCRCDVESIDYCYSFSDELQQQWNWTEKYATQAEILRYINWVTDKLDLRKDITFNTRVTSAVFDEKTLHWTVTTDNGDVVTARFCLMATGSLSVALTPDFPGLDSFAGEVYHTAHWPHEPVDFSGKRVAVIGTGSSGIQSIPVIAEQAAQLYVFQRTPNFSVPAGNKPLTAADMAQIKANYAERRRLSWRSGGGSPHVPHHQKTMEASPEERRAAFEKRWQLGGVLFSKTFADQMIDPAANEEARKFYEEKVRAVIDDPEVADLLIPNDHPIGTKRICTDTNYFQTFNKSHVELISVRQTPIESVDATGINTSSAHYDVDMIVLATGFDAMTGALANIDIVGRGRELLREDWKDGPRTYLGLAVDGFPNLFIVTGPGAPGVLANMVLHAEAHVNWIADCIAYLDEHGYTAIEATPEAVDNWIAECVQRAEATLFPKANSWYMGANVPGKPRVFMLFVGGFAVYNDICAEVAGAGYKGFTMIKSS, encoded by the coding sequence GTGCCCCTTGATGCCGTGGTTGTCGGCGCCGGATTCGCCGGCCTGTACGCCCTGCACAAACTGCGCTCGCAGGGGTTGTCGGTGCGCGTGTTCGAAGCCGCTCCCGACGTCGGCGGCACCTGGTACTTCAACCGGTATCCCGGTTGCCGCTGCGACGTCGAAAGTATCGACTACTGCTACTCGTTCTCCGACGAACTGCAGCAGCAGTGGAACTGGACCGAGAAGTATGCCACACAAGCCGAGATCCTGCGCTACATCAACTGGGTCACCGACAAACTCGATCTTCGCAAGGACATCACCTTCAACACCCGGGTCACCTCAGCGGTCTTCGACGAGAAAACGCTGCACTGGACAGTGACCACCGACAACGGCGACGTCGTCACCGCCCGGTTCTGCCTGATGGCCACCGGCTCACTGTCTGTTGCGCTGACACCCGATTTCCCTGGACTGGACAGCTTTGCCGGCGAGGTGTACCACACCGCCCATTGGCCCCATGAACCTGTTGATTTCAGCGGGAAGCGCGTCGCGGTGATCGGCACAGGTTCCTCGGGCATCCAATCGATTCCGGTAATCGCAGAACAGGCGGCACAACTCTATGTTTTCCAGCGCACGCCCAACTTCAGCGTTCCGGCCGGCAACAAGCCGCTGACCGCTGCGGACATGGCGCAGATCAAAGCGAATTACGCGGAGCGGCGCCGGCTTTCGTGGCGCAGTGGTGGCGGCTCACCGCATGTTCCTCATCACCAGAAGACGATGGAAGCATCGCCCGAGGAGCGTCGAGCGGCGTTCGAAAAACGTTGGCAGCTGGGCGGTGTCCTATTCTCCAAGACCTTCGCCGACCAGATGATCGACCCGGCCGCCAACGAGGAAGCGAGGAAGTTCTACGAGGAGAAAGTCCGCGCGGTCATCGATGATCCTGAGGTGGCCGATCTGCTGATCCCCAACGACCACCCGATCGGCACTAAGCGTATCTGCACGGACACCAACTACTTTCAGACCTTCAACAAGTCGCACGTCGAGCTGATCAGCGTCCGCCAGACCCCGATCGAATCTGTCGACGCCACCGGAATCAACACCAGCAGCGCCCACTACGACGTGGACATGATTGTCTTGGCCACCGGCTTCGACGCGATGACGGGCGCATTAGCCAACATCGACATCGTCGGCCGTGGTCGCGAACTGCTGCGCGAGGACTGGAAGGACGGGCCCCGCACATATTTGGGTCTCGCCGTGGACGGGTTCCCCAACCTGTTCATCGTCACCGGGCCGGGCGCGCCGGGCGTCTTGGCCAACATGGTGCTGCATGCCGAGGCGCACGTGAACTGGATTGCCGACTGCATCGCCTATCTCGACGAGCACGGTTACACCGCCATCGAGGCCACCCCGGAAGCCGTGGACAACTGGATCGCCGAGTGCGTCCAGCGCGCCGAGGCAACGCTCTTCCCCAAGGCGAACTCCTGGTACATGGGTGCCAACGTTCCCGGCAAGCCGCGGGTCTTTATGTTGTTCGTCGGTGGGTTCGCCGTCTACAACGACATCTGCGCCGAGGTGGCCGGGGCCGGCTACAAGGGGTTCACAATGATCAAATCATCCTGA
- a CDS encoding acyl-CoA dehydrogenase family protein: MSERVIDRVMAMADQLRSQAAEAEKIGRLTDDTVKLMKGAGLIRLLQTKQYQGFEAHPREWAETVMATAALDPAAGWIVGVVGVHPYQLAYADPKVPAEIWADDVDTWMASPYAPQGVAKPVDGGYIFNGRWQFSSGTDHCDWIILGAMLGDDKGVPLMPPQMLHMILPRKDYEIVEDSWNVVGLRGTGSKDVIVKDAFVPTYRTMDATKVMDGTAQREAGMTEPLYLMPWSTMFPLGISAATIGIAEGALAAHLDYQRERVSATGTAIKDDPYVMYAIGEAAADINAARQELLANVDRIYDIVASGQEVSFADRAAGRRTQIRAVWRAVSAVDEIFARSGGNAARMDKPLQRYWRDVHVGHLHAIHVPGTAYHASALSSLGIDPPEGPLRALI, translated from the coding sequence ATGAGCGAGCGGGTAATCGACCGGGTAATGGCAATGGCGGATCAGTTGCGCAGCCAGGCCGCAGAAGCCGAAAAAATTGGCCGGCTGACCGACGATACCGTCAAGCTGATGAAGGGGGCCGGCCTGATCCGGCTGTTGCAAACCAAGCAGTACCAAGGGTTTGAGGCCCATCCCCGCGAGTGGGCCGAGACGGTGATGGCAACCGCAGCCCTGGATCCGGCCGCCGGCTGGATCGTCGGCGTCGTAGGGGTGCACCCCTACCAACTGGCCTATGCCGACCCGAAGGTGCCCGCCGAAATCTGGGCCGACGACGTCGATACCTGGATGGCCTCCCCCTACGCGCCGCAGGGTGTGGCCAAGCCTGTCGACGGCGGCTACATCTTCAACGGTCGCTGGCAGTTCAGCTCGGGCACCGATCATTGCGACTGGATCATCCTGGGCGCGATGCTCGGCGACGACAAGGGTGTGCCGTTGATGCCGCCCCAGATGCTGCACATGATCCTGCCGCGCAAGGATTACGAGATCGTCGAAGACTCGTGGAATGTTGTGGGGCTGCGCGGAACCGGTTCCAAGGACGTCATCGTCAAGGACGCGTTCGTCCCGACCTACCGGACGATGGATGCGACCAAAGTGATGGACGGCACCGCCCAGCGCGAGGCTGGCATGACCGAGCCGCTGTATCTGATGCCGTGGTCGACGATGTTCCCGCTGGGCATTTCCGCGGCGACCATCGGCATCGCCGAAGGAGCGCTCGCCGCACACTTGGACTACCAACGCGAGCGCGTCAGCGCCACCGGAACCGCCATCAAGGACGACCCCTACGTCATGTATGCCATCGGCGAAGCAGCAGCCGACATCAACGCCGCCCGCCAGGAGCTGCTTGCCAACGTCGACCGCATCTACGACATCGTCGCTTCAGGCCAGGAGGTGTCGTTCGCGGACCGCGCGGCCGGTCGGCGCACGCAGATCCGCGCGGTGTGGCGTGCGGTGTCGGCGGTCGACGAGATCTTCGCGCGCTCGGGCGGGAACGCGGCGCGGATGGATAAACCGCTGCAACGCTATTGGCGTGACGTGCACGTCGGCCACCTGCACGCCATCCATGTCCCCGGCACCGCCTACCACGCATCTGCACTGAGTTCGCTGGGCATCGATCCGCCCGAGGGTCCGCTGCGGGCATTGATCTAG
- the bphC gene encoding biphenyl-2,3-diol 1,2-dioxygenase produces MSDLKSLGYITISTNDIERWRHFAFGVLGFAEGKGPDASALYLRMDERAARLIVVPGETDRVLTVGWEVRDHPALQRVKAALDGAGLAFKQLSTDEAEARRVEEVITFEDPAGTTLEVFHGAVLDHSPVVTPFGAKFVTGDQGMGHVVVPATDPNALFDFYTDLLGFRSRGAFRVPLPKEFGPVRVRFLGINERHHSLAIVPAAHQRDPRLVHIMVEVDSLDTVGQALDRVNAEGFQLSSTLGRHTNDKMVSFYVRAPGGWDIEFGTDGMRVDETYYTAEEITADSYWGHQWVSDLPVAMRP; encoded by the coding sequence GTGAGCGATCTGAAAAGCCTGGGCTACATCACCATCTCCACCAACGACATCGAACGCTGGCGGCATTTCGCCTTCGGTGTCTTGGGGTTCGCCGAAGGCAAGGGTCCTGACGCGTCGGCGCTGTACCTGCGGATGGATGAGCGCGCGGCCCGGCTCATCGTGGTGCCCGGCGAAACCGACCGGGTGCTCACCGTCGGCTGGGAAGTGCGCGACCACCCGGCCCTGCAGCGGGTTAAAGCAGCCCTCGACGGCGCCGGGCTTGCGTTCAAGCAGTTGTCCACCGACGAGGCCGAGGCCCGCCGGGTGGAAGAGGTGATCACCTTCGAGGATCCGGCCGGTACCACGCTCGAGGTGTTTCACGGTGCGGTGCTCGACCACAGCCCTGTCGTCACCCCGTTCGGGGCGAAGTTCGTCACCGGCGACCAAGGCATGGGCCACGTCGTCGTGCCGGCGACCGACCCCAATGCGCTGTTCGACTTCTACACCGATTTGCTGGGTTTCCGGTCCCGCGGCGCATTCCGCGTACCGCTGCCCAAAGAGTTCGGTCCGGTGCGGGTGCGCTTCCTCGGCATCAACGAGCGCCACCACAGCCTGGCCATTGTCCCAGCCGCACACCAGCGCGACCCGCGCCTCGTCCACATCATGGTGGAAGTGGACAGCCTCGACACGGTGGGGCAGGCGCTGGACCGCGTCAATGCCGAGGGTTTCCAGCTGTCCTCGACGCTCGGGCGGCACACCAACGACAAAATGGTGTCGTTCTACGTACGCGCGCCCGGCGGCTGGGACATCGAGTTCGGCACCGACGGTATGCGAGTCGACGAAACCTATTACACCGCAGAAGAAATCACAGCCGACAGCTACTGGGGTCATCAGTGGGTGAGCGACCTCCCGGTGGCGATGCGCCCGTGA
- a CDS encoding FAD-dependent oxidoreductase encodes MGERPPGGDAPVTLGADVHPVSASSIGTWDYEADVVIAGYGVAGAAAAVEAARSGADVLVLERTGSWGGAAAMAGGFIYLGGGTPLQKACGFDDSVDNMAAFLNVAMGPGADENRIADYCAGSVEHFNWLVDCGVPFKAEYFSEPGWEPMGDQGLMYSGGENSYPFNTITTPAPRGHVPQMSNKKQGEASAGYMLMKPLVDTATGAGARAIYDVRGQRLVVESDGRVVGLCARQYGDEVTIRARRGVVLAMGSFAYNDTMVAQYAPRIAGRPAASIEQHDGQAIRMAQALGADLAHMDATEVAIFIDPQQLVRGILVNGRGQRYVPEDTYPGRVGQLTLYHQDNTAYLIVDEAAQEEAMASWSPRLMLRQPTWVCETVAELEGEIGLAPGSLQATVAAYNDGATRGEDPLLHKKSEWLRPIGSPVGAIDLRESTGGFTLGGLKTTLDSEVLHVSGEQIPGLYAAGRCTAGLAAWGYASGISLGDGSFYGRRAGRAAAKG; translated from the coding sequence GTGGGTGAGCGACCTCCCGGTGGCGATGCGCCCGTGACACTCGGCGCCGACGTGCACCCCGTCTCGGCGTCGTCGATCGGCACGTGGGACTACGAGGCCGACGTCGTCATCGCCGGATACGGGGTCGCCGGCGCGGCCGCGGCGGTCGAGGCCGCCAGATCCGGTGCCGACGTCCTGGTGCTTGAACGCACCGGCTCGTGGGGCGGGGCGGCGGCCATGGCCGGCGGGTTCATCTATCTGGGCGGTGGCACACCGTTGCAAAAGGCTTGCGGTTTCGACGATTCCGTCGACAACATGGCGGCCTTCCTTAATGTCGCGATGGGGCCCGGCGCCGACGAGAACCGAATTGCCGACTACTGCGCCGGCAGCGTGGAGCACTTCAACTGGCTGGTCGACTGCGGCGTGCCTTTCAAGGCGGAGTACTTTTCCGAGCCCGGCTGGGAGCCGATGGGCGACCAGGGCCTGATGTACAGCGGCGGAGAAAACTCCTACCCGTTCAACACCATCACGACTCCTGCGCCGCGCGGACACGTGCCGCAGATGTCGAACAAGAAGCAGGGCGAAGCGAGCGCCGGCTACATGCTGATGAAACCGCTCGTGGACACCGCCACCGGCGCTGGCGCGCGGGCCATCTATGACGTTCGGGGGCAGCGACTGGTCGTCGAATCCGACGGCCGGGTCGTGGGACTGTGCGCCCGCCAGTACGGCGATGAGGTGACGATCCGTGCGCGCCGCGGAGTGGTGCTGGCGATGGGCAGCTTCGCCTACAACGACACAATGGTCGCCCAGTACGCGCCGCGGATCGCCGGGCGACCGGCCGCGTCGATCGAGCAGCACGACGGTCAGGCGATCAGGATGGCGCAGGCGCTGGGCGCCGATCTGGCCCATATGGACGCCACCGAGGTGGCGATCTTCATCGACCCGCAGCAGTTGGTGCGGGGCATCCTGGTCAATGGCCGCGGCCAACGTTATGTCCCCGAGGACACCTACCCGGGGCGCGTCGGGCAGCTCACCCTCTACCATCAGGACAACACCGCGTACCTGATCGTCGACGAGGCCGCGCAGGAAGAAGCGATGGCATCGTGGTCGCCTCGGTTGATGCTGCGCCAGCCGACGTGGGTGTGCGAAACCGTTGCCGAGCTCGAGGGCGAGATCGGTTTGGCGCCCGGCTCACTGCAGGCCACCGTGGCCGCCTACAACGACGGCGCGACCCGCGGCGAGGATCCGTTGCTGCACAAGAAGTCCGAGTGGTTGCGCCCGATCGGGTCACCGGTCGGTGCGATCGATCTGCGCGAAAGCACCGGCGGGTTCACGCTCGGGGGGTTGAAGACCACGCTGGATTCCGAGGTGCTGCATGTCAGCGGGGAGCAGATCCCCGGTCTGTATGCGGCAGGCCGCTGTACGGCTGGGCTGGCCGCGTGGGGGTACGCCAGCGGGATCTCGCTTGGCGACGGCAGCTTCTACGGCCGCCGCGCCGGTCGTGCCGCGGCCAAGGGCTGA
- a CDS encoding IclR family transcriptional regulator yields MTAESTTPSAVIDRVSLVLDAFDGPGRLTLAQIVRRTGLPRSSAHRMLERLVQLRWLRRSGRDYELGMRLVELGSLAVHQDRLHRAASPLLHDLHRATGMVAHLAVLDGADVVYLEKVGDQMVAAIPSRVGGRQPAHCTAVGKAILAYSDGADAIDFAGRKTRYSISSLAQLTAELAKVRARGIAFDREESLPGFGCVAAPIGDPGEAIAAVSICGPMSRIMFDRRMAAPVRMTAMNIWRNLEDGPQRVAPTLQPLRPLCAGLALGRARESAALQYA; encoded by the coding sequence GTGACCGCCGAATCCACCACCCCAAGTGCCGTCATCGACCGGGTGTCGTTGGTGCTCGACGCTTTCGACGGTCCGGGCCGGTTGACGCTGGCCCAGATTGTGCGGCGCACCGGCCTGCCGCGCTCCTCCGCACACCGCATGCTCGAGCGGCTGGTGCAACTGCGCTGGCTTCGCCGAAGCGGTCGCGACTATGAACTCGGCATGCGACTGGTCGAACTGGGATCCCTTGCGGTACACCAAGATCGGCTGCACCGGGCTGCGTCACCACTGCTGCATGATCTCCACCGGGCCACCGGGATGGTCGCCCACCTGGCCGTCCTCGACGGCGCCGATGTGGTGTACCTCGAGAAGGTCGGCGATCAGATGGTCGCGGCGATCCCCAGCCGGGTTGGTGGACGCCAGCCGGCACACTGCACAGCGGTGGGCAAAGCGATCCTCGCGTACAGCGACGGCGCCGACGCGATCGATTTCGCCGGCCGCAAAACCAGATACTCGATCAGCAGCCTGGCGCAGTTGACCGCCGAACTGGCCAAGGTTCGCGCCCGCGGAATCGCATTCGACCGGGAAGAGTCCTTGCCCGGATTCGGTTGTGTTGCAGCGCCGATCGGCGATCCGGGTGAGGCCATCGCAGCCGTGTCGATATGCGGACCGATGAGCCGGATCATGTTCGACCGGCGCATGGCCGCGCCGGTGCGCATGACGGCAATGAACATTTGGCGCAATCTCGAAGACGGTCCGCAGCGCGTGGCGCCGACGCTGCAGCCGCTGCGGCCGTTGTGCGCCGGCCTCGCACTTGGTCGCGCCCGCGAATCGGCTGCGCTGCAATACGCATGA